CCGTAATACGCGGTGGCTCTCGAGACGTTTGTTATTGCACCACTCTGTATAAACTAATGATGTTTTGCAAGCGGATATTTGTCTTAAGCAACATTTATGTTCTATCTAGGTTCTGCTGCTTGATGGCAGGGGCCATCTACTCGGTCGGCTTGCTGCCCTTGTGGCTAAACAGGTCCTCCTCGGTGAGTTGGTGTATATACTTTTTTACTATAGTAAAACTGTCTATTGGCTACATGTGCTCAGTGTCATACAGAAACATAACTGTAGCCTGCTATTTGTCTATGATGCTGTTTCTATGCTTGAGTTTAACAACCATGAGAAAACTTACATGCACTACCATCTGAGACGAGATTCAAGTGAATGCATAAATAAGAACACTTTTGTAATGTGTAAACTAATATATCTCTTTTATAACTTGCAGGACACAAAGTGGTGGTTGTAAGATGTGAAGGTATCAACATCTCTGGCAACTTCTATCGCAACAAGCGTAAGTATGGCGTTTTCACTGTGGCTTTTATTTCAAAGGGTTTGTTGTCAATGATGATTCCACACtattttttttgagtttgaCTGACCATGAGAATACTGTACATGCACTACCATCTGAGACATCATTACATACTGAAGTAATGGGCACTGCTTAAGTGTCTTGGTGGTATTCAACTCGCTCATACGTTCTTCCGTCATGTCCCTGTCTACAGTGAAGTATCTTGCTTTCCTGCGTAAAAGGATGAACACCAACCCCTCTCGTGGACCGTTCCACTTCAGAGCTCCCAGCAGGATCTTCTGGAGGACCGTCAGAGGTGAATGTTGCTTATCTCTTGATAAACATACTAGTCTGGCTAAAATACAAAATTCATCAAGTGCTTGCATATAGTCTAGGTTTATTTTAGATATTTAGAATGACATGGCTGCttaaattaacttaataaaCATCAATATGAGGATTTGATGGCTGTTAAAACTTGCTCCTTAAAATTAATATTAAAGCGTACTACTGGCAACAGTATGCTTGTTTGGTTGCACTTATTTTACTCCATGGTTATTGGGGGAAACCAGTGATCTGTATTAAGAGCCAACGGCTTAATTGGAGGTTATTTGATTTTTGACTTTAATTCAGAGGCTTTAAAAGGTTTAGTGATCTTGTAACTGCATCATGCAAGCTCCACCTGTATAGTTCAGTTGATTTATTTGCTCCAGCATAATTTGTTCCACACTTGACAGTGATGAGCACTTTATCCCGAAGCTGATCATCTTTTGATGAGACAAACCTTTATCGGATCTGTTTGCTGAGTCGATTAGCGTGTGGACACTTGTGCTTGGACAAGAAAACAATGAGTGAGCCATAGTGGTTGTTTTGCAGTGTTTTGAACTTAATCTTTTCTTTGCCAACCAGGCATGTTGCCCCATAAAACCAAGAGAGGCCAGGCTGCGCTGGAGAGGCTGAAGGTGTTTGATGGCATCCCCCCACCCTATGACAAGGTGATGATCTTGGTTGTTAACAATGGGCTGCAAATCCATGTTCCCCTGCAGCTCCTACATGTGGTTTCAATTTGGCTGTCTGTGATGTCATAAACTTCCTTACCTACCTTGTTTGAATGACCTCTGAAAACAACAATCTAACAACTGAGACATGCCGTCACTGACGTGTTTAGTGGTCACAAAAGTGTCGATTTATTCTTTGTCTGACactgactttttgttttcacagaggAAGCGCATGGTTGTCCCAGCTGCTCTTAAGGTTGTGCGTCTGAAGCCCACTCGCAAGGTGAGCCCCAAATATTTGATCAAACTTAAGATTTGAGGTGCTTCTGACTTCTATTGTAGCGCTGACTTGACTGTAAAATTGGTAAATGAGAATCAAATCAAAAGGTTTCGGTTTTGCTACCACAACAGTTCCTTCTTAACAGTGATGAGCCTTTATCCCAAAACTGATCTACTGATGAGACAGAACGGATCTGATTGCTGAGTTGAGTCGGGAGCAAGTTGTGTGATAAACCAAAGCTTTGGACATTAAAACCCCCCGATAACTGGAAGGCAACATCTTGAGTATAAAATAACTGAATGTCATCTCCCCGAATCATTTATCCCTCTTTAGTTTGCCCTCCTGGGCCGTCTGGCACATGAGGTTGGCTGGAAGTACCAGGCCATCACAGCCACcttggaggagaagagaaaggaaaaggCTAAGCTCCGATACTCCAAGAAAAAGACCACGATCAAGCTGACAAAGCTGGCAGAGAAGAATGTCGAGGCCAAGATTGCAAAGTACACAGACGTTCTGAAACAATATGGTGTCCTTGTCTGAGCTGATTTTCTCTAGCCAATAAagataaatacatgtttatagaaagtgtaattattttatttggtacAGGACAATTTACTGATGCAAACGTGCTTGTGTTGAAAAGTAGGCATAGTTATTTCCAGTGCTATACAGTTACTGAGCAGTAATGGGTCAATTTAAATGGTGTTCAAAGatccatgttaaaaaaaaaatctccctttGTATTATACTGCAGTTAAAGCTTTCTACCAGCAGAGAGCAGTATCACACTTAATTTGTATGAGGAGGATGAAAATATCTGGTAATGATTGACATGGAAACTTATGGAACTCTCCATACTTCTGGGCTTCACTTGTATTGGCTCCACCTACTGTTGGGTTGTTTTGAAATGGCATCATTAGCTCAAGCTCACTGAACATACTTTGTAGAAGACTTACCGTAATAGTCCTGTAGGTTTATATGGGGAACAGTGACTTCTCGGCCCTCGGGTCACTAATTTTATTTTAGTAGTTATACCtggaaaaataatcaaaatccTGCAACTGCAAATATTTTATCGGACTGTGGCAAAGGGTTTGCATGCACAGTAGATAATAAATCAGTATTTCTATGCTTATCAGAAATAATCTTAAGAGGTCATCAATTGTGCACATATGGGTTCTCTTTGTCACTCCAGATTTGTCATGAGTTAGGACTGAGGCAAACATTTGACTTCTTCATGCCAAAAACCACCAAGAAACCCCACACTTTCTGTCCGTCTTTTCCCACTCGCCCTGTCTATATAGCGTTGTAAACACAGAAGCCCTTTCTCCCTGAAACCGGGGCCAACTGAAAATCCAGCAGGAGG
This genomic interval from Solea solea chromosome 18, fSolSol10.1, whole genome shotgun sequence contains the following:
- the rpl13a gene encoding 60S ribosomal protein L13a, with the protein product MPQDHKELMTKKVEYVSSLPPAPASYCEQPRASFFSRIMADRFNKVLLLDGRGHLLGRLAALVAKQVLLGHKVVVVRCEGINISGNFYRNKLKYLAFLRKRMNTNPSRGPFHFRAPSRIFWRTVRGMLPHKTKRGQAALERLKVFDGIPPPYDKRKRMVVPAALKVVRLKPTRKFALLGRLAHEVGWKYQAITATLEEKRKEKAKLRYSKKKTTIKLTKLAEKNVEAKIAKYTDVLKQYGVLV